The following proteins are encoded in a genomic region of Acetobacter oryzoeni:
- a CDS encoding pirin family protein translates to MITIRQAPTLGSAHSDTLILRCHFAFADYQDPAHIHDGRLRVLNLGMLKPEQAYHLGPEANVDILTWLSAGSLVSHADGFEQEEVGQGGLHLLSTGTGCKRLEWSAGPEGATFIQFWFMADVEGVAPTQEVRASFPQLEDGGFRILASGFPEDDPEEDDPEEDGQITDGAPVTLTARARLLHAVIPAAEGAAYSTTLGRDLYLLVVSGIVTIDGYVLHCGDAAAITGQQDIVVIAQEKAELLLVDVASR, encoded by the coding sequence ATGATAACAATCAGGCAAGCACCTACGTTAGGCAGTGCACATTCAGATACGTTAATACTCCGCTGCCATTTTGCATTTGCTGATTATCAAGATCCTGCACATATCCATGATGGGCGCTTACGTGTGCTTAACCTTGGCATGCTTAAGCCAGAGCAGGCGTATCATCTTGGGCCAGAAGCCAATGTGGATATTCTCACATGGTTATCTGCGGGCAGTCTGGTGAGTCATGCAGATGGTTTTGAGCAGGAAGAAGTAGGGCAGGGCGGACTGCATCTTTTAAGCACCGGTACTGGCTGTAAAAGACTGGAATGGTCTGCAGGCCCAGAGGGTGCCACGTTTATTCAGTTCTGGTTCATGGCTGATGTAGAGGGTGTGGCCCCTACGCAGGAAGTTCGCGCAAGTTTCCCTCAATTGGAAGATGGAGGTTTTAGAATTCTTGCATCAGGATTTCCTGAAGATGATCCAGAAGAAGATGATCCAGAAGAAGATGGTCAGATTACGGATGGTGCTCCTGTTACCTTAACGGCACGGGCCCGTCTGTTACATGCCGTTATACCAGCGGCAGAGGGAGCTGCTTACAGTACCACGTTAGGGCGAGATCTATATCTGCTGGTTGTATCAGGTATTGTGACAATAGATGGGTATGTTCTGCATTGTGGTGATGCAGCGGCAATAACCGGTCAGCAGGATATCGTTGTGATTGCGCAGGAAAAAGCAGAGCTTCTTCTGGTCGATGTCGCATCTCGTTAG
- a CDS encoding efflux transporter outer membrane subunit: MKRLFLSGLSVFVLSGCTVGPNYHKPQVKAPADWRATQPPAESQITTASTDPQWWTLFHDPVLTKLENEVAASNLDLKAASLRLMQSQAERRIASAAQFPHAEANASYGRERASTNGVLGLLGTMEREQAGSIASGSQGFGPTALPGSVGNPSFNLPQYGMNASWEVDFWGHVRRQVEAATAAMHETEEMRRDILVSLMAETAQDYIDLRATQTQIGILQHNIQVAKDSVKLTTLRFEQGAATRLDVAEATGQLHTFEARLPPLQAQATHMLNALSFLVAREPGALDAELGPPGPIPLVPALVPVGLPSELAERRPDIRMAADHLHAATASIGVAIADFFPRITLSGSLDVQALQFSGLGSWASRQYGFGPTATLPLFEGGRLTGQLHLRKAQQKEAATMFQRTVLKAWQEIDDAMADFTAAQHRRDELAEAVHENEIAVDTAKAQYVQGSSDFLNVLTLQNALLSSQSALADATARVAGSVTHLYRAVGGGWEGMYPERTKAKKHV, from the coding sequence ATGAAGCGTCTTTTCCTTTCCGGCTTGTCTGTATTCGTGCTTTCTGGCTGCACAGTCGGGCCGAACTATCATAAACCGCAGGTGAAAGCGCCAGCAGATTGGCGCGCAACGCAACCGCCAGCAGAAAGCCAGATTACAACGGCATCAACAGATCCGCAGTGGTGGACACTGTTTCATGATCCGGTGCTAACAAAGCTGGAAAATGAAGTTGCAGCCTCTAATCTGGATCTTAAAGCCGCCAGCCTGCGTTTGATGCAAAGCCAGGCAGAGCGGCGGATTGCCAGTGCCGCACAGTTTCCGCATGCAGAAGCCAACGCCTCTTATGGGCGAGAGCGGGCCAGCACCAATGGTGTGTTGGGGTTGCTGGGCACTATGGAGCGTGAACAGGCAGGGTCTATTGCATCTGGCTCTCAAGGGTTTGGCCCAACCGCCTTGCCCGGAAGTGTTGGGAACCCATCATTCAACTTGCCTCAATATGGTATGAACGCATCGTGGGAAGTGGACTTCTGGGGGCATGTGCGCAGGCAGGTGGAAGCAGCTACAGCGGCCATGCACGAAACGGAAGAAATGCGGCGTGATATTCTGGTGTCTCTTATGGCCGAGACAGCGCAGGATTATATAGATTTACGCGCCACACAAACGCAGATTGGCATTTTGCAACATAATATTCAGGTTGCAAAAGATAGTGTAAAACTCACAACATTGCGGTTTGAGCAAGGTGCTGCCACACGCTTGGATGTGGCGGAAGCTACAGGACAGCTGCATACATTTGAAGCACGTTTGCCGCCATTGCAGGCGCAGGCAACACATATGCTGAATGCTCTGAGCTTTCTGGTTGCGCGTGAACCGGGTGCATTAGATGCAGAACTTGGGCCACCAGGCCCCATTCCGCTTGTGCCTGCTTTGGTGCCGGTTGGTTTGCCATCTGAACTGGCAGAACGTCGGCCAGATATCCGTATGGCTGCGGATCATTTACATGCCGCCACAGCCAGTATTGGTGTGGCCATTGCAGATTTCTTTCCGAGGATTACGCTATCTGGCAGTTTGGATGTGCAGGCGCTTCAGTTTAGCGGGTTAGGATCATGGGCATCACGCCAATATGGTTTTGGCCCCACGGCAACGCTTCCTTTGTTTGAAGGTGGGCGGCTGACAGGCCAGTTGCATTTGCGCAAGGCGCAGCAGAAAGAAGCTGCCACCATGTTCCAGCGCACGGTTTTAAAGGCGTGGCAGGAAATTGATGATGCCATGGCCGATTTTACGGCGGCTCAGCATCGGCGAGATGAATTGGCCGAAGCCGTGCATGAAAACGAAATTGCAGTAGATACGGCCAAGGCTCAATATGTGCAGGGATCATCCGATTTCTTGAATGTGCTGACATTGCAGAATGCACTGTTGTCTTCTCAAAGCGCGTTGGCTGATGCCACGGCCCGCGTGGCAGGGTCTGTTACGCATCTTTATCGTGCGGTTGGTGGCGGCTGGGAAGGGATGTACCCAGAAAGAACAAAAGCAAAAAAACATGTGTGA
- a CDS encoding HlyD family secretion protein has protein sequence MIYKKPLLYAGCAAAVLALVAWGGSRLINGDGVNQYTNDAYVTADFPTVAPKVSGRIDRVIAQDNQLVHAGEELAHIEDDDYRAALEVAKGNVLAAQGDVANLEAELGRQDAIIAQTRAAIMADQAALMFARQNATRYRNLSSGGAGTIEQKQSSEAQEKEAVAAIARDQAGVDAAIRQVAVLKAQLQRARGVLLRMQGDEKQAELNLSYCTIPAPMDGVVGERGVRVGNYVHPGTGILAVVPVHEAYVLANFQETQLTKVQTGQSATVWVDTFPGHPLKAHVDSLAPATGVAFAPIQPDNATGNFTKVVQRIPVKLTFDPDQPLAAKVRVGMSVEVNIDTASKPEGPHANNSRYIWQ, from the coding sequence ATGATCTATAAAAAACCGCTGCTTTATGCTGGCTGTGCCGCTGCTGTGCTTGCCCTTGTTGCATGGGGTGGTTCGCGGCTGATCAATGGTGATGGTGTCAACCAATATACCAATGATGCGTATGTAACAGCAGATTTCCCTACAGTTGCACCTAAGGTGTCAGGCCGTATTGATAGGGTGATTGCGCAGGATAACCAGCTTGTGCATGCAGGTGAAGAACTGGCGCATATTGAGGATGATGATTACCGGGCAGCCTTGGAAGTGGCAAAAGGTAATGTGCTGGCAGCCCAGGGTGATGTTGCTAATCTGGAAGCCGAACTTGGCCGGCAGGATGCCATTATTGCGCAAACACGTGCTGCTATAATGGCAGATCAGGCAGCGTTGATGTTTGCTCGCCAAAATGCCACCCGGTATCGCAATCTTTCTTCTGGCGGTGCGGGCACAATTGAGCAAAAGCAATCTTCTGAAGCACAGGAAAAAGAAGCAGTTGCGGCCATAGCGCGAGATCAGGCTGGAGTAGATGCGGCTATTCGGCAGGTTGCTGTTTTAAAAGCCCAGCTTCAGCGGGCCCGTGGTGTTTTGCTGCGTATGCAGGGTGATGAAAAACAGGCAGAACTCAACCTGTCTTACTGCACCATTCCGGCCCCAATGGATGGCGTGGTGGGTGAACGTGGCGTGCGTGTAGGGAATTATGTGCATCCCGGTACGGGTATTTTGGCTGTTGTGCCTGTTCATGAAGCCTATGTGCTGGCCAATTTTCAGGAAACACAGCTTACAAAAGTGCAAACCGGCCAGAGTGCGACTGTTTGGGTCGATACATTTCCCGGTCATCCGCTTAAAGCTCATGTGGATTCCTTGGCACCTGCCACGGGTGTCGCTTTTGCACCTATTCAGCCAGATAACGCGACGGGTAACTTCACCAAGGTTGTGCAGCGTATTCCCGTTAAACTCACGTTTGATCCAGACCAGCCGCTTGCTGCAAAGGTGCGTGTTGGCATGTCTGTTGAGGTGAATATTGATACGGCGTCAAAGCCAGAAGGCCCGCATGCCAATAACTCCCGTTATATCTGGCAGTAA
- a CDS encoding MFS transporter: MNTAAPAQGGGAAPVIHAAPPRPSYIPPFGLRTVIGCLGMLLAVHVAGFNEHVTEIGLSDIRGAMHIGHDEGTWVIAIYEAFNIAAMAFTPWFYMTFSIYRFSIFMTAAMALLSIPAPFMPDVTSLCILRAFQGLTAGCLPPVLMTVMLKYLPPEIRVFGIGGYAMSATFGPNLGLPLEAFWFERMGWHWLYWEIIPTAVLAIAMMAYGLPKDPMHFERFEKFNWLGLLVGLPAICSLVIVLYQGDRLDWFRSSVITDLTFWGGAAFIVFVINEAFHPSPYFRIQYWRSRNIQAALLSLVGILAICAIMGDIPATYLSAVRGYRPIQTAPVSLVVALPQLIMLPLIAAFCNSRKVDCRFVLAGGMLCLAASAWLGTWLTVDWVRDNFYPLQILQVFGQPMTVIPTLMLATLAMGPADGPFISGMVNMLKGLANAVAYALFAALTRRREQYHSTMLLDHHGTHGLALQGMGNPITQQLSVTSPDSAHVARNSLQVFHTYVHEQALVLALNDIYYVLIWVCLGYACMNLVLPRRVYPPRAPSANTPAR, from the coding sequence ATGAATACTGCCGCTCCTGCACAAGGAGGAGGTGCCGCACCGGTTATTCACGCTGCGCCACCACGCCCTTCTTACATCCCACCCTTTGGCCTACGTACTGTTATTGGCTGTTTGGGCATGCTGCTTGCCGTGCATGTTGCAGGATTTAATGAGCATGTGACCGAGATTGGTCTGTCCGATATTCGCGGCGCCATGCACATTGGGCATGATGAGGGCACCTGGGTTATTGCCATTTATGAGGCGTTCAATATTGCAGCCATGGCGTTTACGCCGTGGTTTTATATGACATTCTCAATCTATCGTTTTTCCATTTTCATGACAGCAGCCATGGCGCTGCTTTCCATCCCTGCACCTTTTATGCCGGATGTGACGTCGCTTTGTATTTTGCGTGCCTTTCAAGGTTTAACAGCCGGGTGTCTGCCGCCTGTGCTGATGACCGTGATGTTAAAATACCTTCCACCAGAAATACGCGTATTTGGCATTGGGGGATACGCCATGAGTGCGACCTTCGGCCCTAATCTGGGTTTGCCGTTAGAAGCATTCTGGTTTGAACGTATGGGGTGGCACTGGCTGTATTGGGAAATTATCCCAACGGCAGTGTTGGCCATTGCGATGATGGCTTATGGTTTGCCGAAAGACCCAATGCATTTTGAGCGGTTTGAAAAGTTCAACTGGCTTGGCTTGTTGGTTGGGCTACCGGCCATCTGTTCCTTGGTGATTGTGCTGTATCAGGGAGACAGGTTGGATTGGTTCCGCTCCTCAGTCATTACGGATCTGACATTCTGGGGCGGAGCAGCTTTTATTGTCTTTGTGATTAACGAGGCCTTTCATCCCAGCCCTTATTTTCGCATTCAATACTGGCGGTCTCGTAATATTCAGGCGGCTTTGCTCTCACTGGTCGGTATTCTCGCCATCTGTGCGATTATGGGGGATATTCCTGCCACCTATCTGTCTGCTGTGCGTGGGTATCGGCCTATTCAAACAGCGCCTGTTTCTTTGGTTGTGGCTTTGCCGCAGCTGATTATGCTGCCGCTGATTGCCGCTTTCTGTAACAGCCGTAAGGTAGATTGCCGTTTTGTGCTGGCGGGCGGCATGTTGTGTCTGGCTGCTTCTGCATGGTTGGGCACATGGCTGACTGTGGATTGGGTGCGGGATAATTTTTATCCGCTGCAAATTCTGCAGGTTTTTGGCCAGCCCATGACTGTTATTCCCACTCTCATGTTGGCAACCCTTGCCATGGGGCCCGCCGATGGTCCGTTTATTTCTGGCATGGTCAATATGCTTAAAGGCTTGGCCAATGCAGTTGCTTATGCACTGTTTGCGGCATTAACCCGTAGGCGGGAACAATATCACTCCACAATGTTGCTTGATCATCATGGCACGCATGGCTTGGCCCTGCAGGGCATGGGCAACCCTATTACGCAACAGCTTTCCGTGACATCGCCCGATAGTGCACATGTTGCACGAAATTCACTGCAGGTTTTCCATACCTATGTGCATGAGCAGGCGCTCGTTCTGGCGTTGAACGATATCTATTATGTGCTGATCTGGGTCTGCCTTGGTTATGCCTGCATGAACCTTGTTTTGCCGCGCCGGGTGTATCCGCCGCGCGCGCCTTCTGCAAATACTCCAGCCCGCTAA
- a CDS encoding LysR family transcriptional regulator, which translates to MKGYDLDLLRYLQVLVEEESVSLAARRLKISEPAMSRQLAKLRKAFADPILVQSGRRMTPSTFAAGILNRVQDVVVAADSLIETRALANLANMAPTFTIRANDLVVAALALPLLEALKKDCPRCEVIWAPELDAAASDPLRDGSVDLYIGATDTMKPEIRRQTIFRDYMRGLVRKEHPILAEPITPQSMVRYDYISVSRRGRAQGPIDWMLRNQHGLTRRIAMVVPNYHAMIESMKNTDLILPLPGIVIDHISLDALGLTSFEFPLSLPSVEAFQAWHPRRDMDPVHRWLRETLFRVARQVLVKFPP; encoded by the coding sequence ATGAAAGGTTATGATCTCGACCTCTTGCGCTACCTTCAGGTTCTTGTTGAAGAAGAAAGCGTTTCTCTTGCTGCACGTCGGCTAAAAATCAGCGAACCGGCCATGAGCCGCCAGCTGGCTAAATTACGCAAAGCGTTTGCTGACCCTATTCTTGTGCAATCTGGCCGACGCATGACCCCATCAACCTTTGCCGCGGGCATACTCAACCGTGTACAGGATGTTGTTGTAGCGGCAGATAGCCTTATAGAAACACGCGCACTTGCCAATCTGGCAAACATGGCGCCTACTTTTACCATCCGGGCGAATGATCTGGTTGTGGCAGCCTTGGCACTTCCACTCTTGGAAGCCTTGAAAAAAGATTGCCCACGCTGTGAAGTTATCTGGGCACCCGAGCTTGATGCTGCTGCATCTGATCCACTGCGCGATGGCAGTGTAGATTTGTACATCGGTGCGACAGACACGATGAAGCCCGAAATACGCCGCCAGACCATTTTCCGCGATTATATGCGGGGCCTTGTACGTAAAGAACATCCAATTCTGGCAGAGCCCATCACACCTCAAAGCATGGTGCGCTACGATTACATCAGCGTTTCACGCAGAGGCCGGGCGCAAGGGCCTATTGATTGGATGCTGCGTAATCAACATGGGCTCACCCGTAGGATTGCGATGGTAGTGCCCAATTACCATGCAATGATAGAAAGTATGAAAAATACAGATCTCATTCTACCTTTACCGGGTATCGTGATTGATCATATCTCTTTAGATGCTCTGGGGCTGACATCTTTTGAATTTCCGCTTTCACTTCCATCCGTGGAAGCTTTTCAAGCATGGCATCCTCGCCGTGACATGGACCCAGTGCATCGCTGGTTGCGAGAAACGCTTTTCCGTGTTGCCCGGCAGGTATTGGTAAAATTCCCTCCATAG
- a CDS encoding site-specific integrase, translating into MPRISKRIIATLQPAEKDYIVWDDQVAGFALRVWPSGRMSYVVHYRANGRFRRYTIGHHGPWTADKARDEAIKILARVKDGNDPNTERGEERTSPTISQFCKTFIERHVKTHLKSTTQAEYQRAIDLFIIKKIGSRMVATLTHSDVVAFHHAYRHIPYQANRTLGVLSKMFSLAILWGVRTDNVNPCRGVKRYKEQKRERYLTTEEHQRLGKALDDGRSAMPEAVNAFQLLLLTGCRLREIQRLKWEYVFLDEGIIRLPDSKNGARTVQLGESAIGLLGDITRVEGNPYVITGRKDGGHLTDLEKPWRRIRKEAGLHDVRIHDLRHSFASDALELGEDLVMIGKLLGHRDLKSTARYAHLKKEPIQRAVKGIDLKIFTALVSGGSESNI; encoded by the coding sequence ATGCCCCGGATATCAAAGCGCATAATCGCCACCCTCCAGCCTGCTGAGAAGGACTACATCGTCTGGGACGATCAGGTCGCCGGCTTCGCCCTGCGGGTCTGGCCTTCGGGTCGGATGAGCTACGTGGTTCATTATCGAGCCAATGGCCGGTTCCGACGTTATACGATCGGCCATCATGGTCCCTGGACGGCAGACAAAGCACGCGATGAAGCGATTAAAATCCTCGCTCGTGTGAAAGACGGCAACGACCCAAACACCGAACGCGGCGAAGAGCGGACCTCCCCCACAATCAGTCAGTTCTGCAAGACTTTCATTGAACGGCATGTAAAGACGCATCTGAAATCAACCACACAAGCCGAATATCAACGCGCGATTGACCTGTTCATTATAAAAAAAATTGGCAGCCGGATGGTGGCCACCCTGACCCACTCGGATGTGGTCGCATTCCACCACGCCTATCGCCATATCCCGTATCAGGCGAACCGGACTCTGGGTGTGCTGTCGAAAATGTTCTCTCTGGCAATCCTCTGGGGTGTGCGGACAGACAACGTCAATCCATGCAGGGGCGTGAAACGCTATAAGGAGCAGAAGCGCGAGCGCTACCTCACAACAGAAGAACATCAGCGTCTTGGCAAAGCACTCGACGACGGCCGTTCCGCAATGCCGGAAGCCGTCAACGCGTTCCAACTCCTGCTTTTAACCGGTTGCCGCCTGCGGGAAATCCAACGTCTGAAATGGGAATATGTTTTTCTGGACGAAGGGATAATCAGATTACCTGACAGCAAAAATGGTGCCCGCACGGTTCAGTTGGGCGAGAGTGCGATCGGCTTGCTTGGAGACATCACGCGGGTTGAGGGCAATCCCTATGTCATCACGGGACGGAAAGACGGTGGTCACCTGACCGATCTGGAGAAGCCGTGGCGGCGCATCCGAAAGGAAGCCGGGCTGCATGATGTCCGCATTCACGATCTCCGCCATTCCTTTGCATCCGATGCGCTGGAACTCGGCGAGGATCTGGTCATGATCGGGAAACTGCTGGGTCATCGCGATCTCAAATCGACCGCACGTTATGCTCACCTCAAGAAAGAACCAATCCAGCGTGCAGTCAAAGGGATCGATTTGAAAATTTTTACGGCACTTGTTTCAGGAGGCAGCGAGAGCAACATCTGA
- a CDS encoding DUF2946 family protein yields the protein MDNVTQAVSADNEGDHDHMSGHPSHHDGSCPLCPLLHLPVFLFTALVILLALAFIRWQRHVNIVNPRAPPVITLGVPFSCGPPVSAVF from the coding sequence ATGGACAATGTGACGCAGGCTGTGTCAGCCGACAATGAGGGCGACCACGACCACATGTCCGGGCATCCTTCTCATCACGATGGAAGCTGTCCGTTATGCCCCCTCCTGCACCTGCCAGTATTCCTGTTCACAGCTCTCGTGATCTTGCTGGCACTGGCGTTTATTCGTTGGCAACGCCACGTCAACATCGTTAACCCCCGTGCTCCACCTGTCATCACACTTGGTGTTCCTTTCTCCTGTGGCCCCCCTGTGTCTGCGGTCTTCTAG